From Numenius arquata chromosome 4, bNumArq3.hap1.1, whole genome shotgun sequence, a single genomic window includes:
- the LOC141464136 gene encoding tubulin beta-2 chain isoform X3, whose protein sequence is MREIVHIQAGQCNKYVPRAILVDLEPGTMDSVRSGPFGQIFRPDNFVFGQSGAGNNWAKGHYTEGAELVDSVLDVVRKESESCDCLQGFQLTHSLGGGTGSGMGTLLISKIREEYPDRIMNTFSVMPSPKVSDTVVEPYNATLSVHQLVENTDETYCIDNEALYDICFRTLKLTTPTYGDLNHLVSATMSGVTTCLRFPGQLNADLRKLAVNMVPFPRLHFFMPGFAPLTSRGSQQYRALTVPELTQQMFDSKNMMAACDPRHGRYLTVAAIFRGRMSMKEVDEQMLNVQNKNSSYFVEWIPNNVKTAVCDIPPRGLKMSATFIGNSTAIQELFKRISEQFTAMFRRKAFLHWYTGEGMDEMEFTEAESNMNDLVSEYQQYQDATADEQGEFEEEGEEDEA, encoded by the exons ATGCGTGAGATCGTGCACATCCAGGCCGGGCAGT GTAACAAGTATGTCCCCCGTGCCATCCTGGTGGACCTGGAGCCCGGCACGATGGACTCTGTGCGCTCTGGCCCCTTTGGACAGATCTTCCGGCCCGACAACTTTGTCTTTG GTCAGAGTGGGGCTGGCAACAACTGGGCCAAGGGGCACTACACGGAAGGTGCTGAGCTGGTGGACTCTGTCCTGGATGTGGTGAGGAAGGAGTCGGAGAGCTGTGACTGCCTCCAGGGCTTCCAGTTGACCCACTCGCTGGGTGGCGGCACAGGCTCTGGGATGGGCACCCTCCTCATCAGCAAGATCCGGGAGGAGTACCCCGACCGCATCATGAACACCTTCAGCGTGATGCCCTCCCCCAAGGTGTCGGACACGGTGGTGGAGCCCTACAACGCCACCCTCTCTGTGCACCAGCTGGTGGAGAACACGGATGAGACCTACTGCATCGACAACGAGGCCCTGTATGACATTTGCTTCCGCACCCTGAAGCTGACCACTCCCACGTACGGGGACCTGAACCACCTGGTGTCGGCCACCATGAGCGGCGTGACCACCTGCCTTCGCTTCCCCGGCCAGCTGAACGCCGACCTGCGCAAGCTGGCGGTCAACATGGTGCCTTTCCCTCGGCTGCACTTCTTCATGCCGGGTTTTGCCCCTCTCACCAGCCGCGGCAGCCAGCAGTACCGAGCCCTGACGGTGCCCGAGCTGACCCAGCAGATGTTCGACTCCAAGAACATGATGGCCGCCTGCGACCCCCGCCACGGTCGCTACCTGACGGTGGCCGCCATCTTCCGGGGCCGCATGTCCATGAAGGAGGTGGACGAGCAGATGCTCAACGTGCAGAACAAGAACAGCAGCTACTTTGTGGAGTGGATCCCCAACAATGTGAAGACGGCCGTCTGTGACATCCCGCCACGTGGCCTCAAGATGTCCGCCACCTTCATTGGCAACAGCACAGCTATTCAGGAGCTGTTCAAGCGGATCTCGGAGCAGTTCACGGCCATGTTCCGCCGCAAGGCCTTCTTGCACTGGTACACCGGGGAGGGCATGGATGAAATGGAGTTCACGGAGGCTGAGAGCAACATGAATGACCTGGTCTCCGAATACCAGCAATACCAGGATGCCACTGCTGATGAGCAGGGGGAAtttgaagaggaaggagaggaggatgagGCATAA
- the LOC141464136 gene encoding tubulin beta-1 chain isoform X1: MREIVHIQAGQCGNQIGAKFWEVISDEHGIDPTGSYHGDSDLQLERINVYYNEAAGNKYVPRAILVDLEPGTMDSVRSGPFGQIFRPDNFVFGQSGAGNNWAKGHYTEGAELVDSVLDVVRKESESCDCLQGFQLTHSLGGGTGSGMGTLLISKIREEYPDRIMNTFSVMPSPKVSDTVVEPYNATLSVHQLVENTDETYCIDNEALYDICFRTLKLTTPTYGDLNHLVSATMSGVTTCLRFPGQLNADLRKLAVNMVPFPRLHFFMPGFAPLTSRGSQQYRALTVPELTQQMFDSKNMMAACDPRHGRYLTVAAIFRGRMSMKEVDEQMLNVQNKNSSYFVEWIPNNVKTAVCDIPPRGLKMSATFIGNSTAIQELFKRISEQFTAMFRRKAFLHWYTGEGMDEMEFTEAESNMNDLVSEYQQYQDATADEQGEFEEEGEEDEA, encoded by the exons ATGCGTGAGATCGTGCACATCCAGGCCGGGCAGTGCGGCAACCAGATCGGCGCCAAG TTCTGGGAGGTCATCAGTGATGAGCATGGCATTGATCCCACGGGCAGCTACCACGGGGACAGTGACTTGCAGCTGGAGAGGATCAACGTCTACTACAATGAAGCTGCTG GTAACAAGTATGTCCCCCGTGCCATCCTGGTGGACCTGGAGCCCGGCACGATGGACTCTGTGCGCTCTGGCCCCTTTGGACAGATCTTCCGGCCCGACAACTTTGTCTTTG GTCAGAGTGGGGCTGGCAACAACTGGGCCAAGGGGCACTACACGGAAGGTGCTGAGCTGGTGGACTCTGTCCTGGATGTGGTGAGGAAGGAGTCGGAGAGCTGTGACTGCCTCCAGGGCTTCCAGTTGACCCACTCGCTGGGTGGCGGCACAGGCTCTGGGATGGGCACCCTCCTCATCAGCAAGATCCGGGAGGAGTACCCCGACCGCATCATGAACACCTTCAGCGTGATGCCCTCCCCCAAGGTGTCGGACACGGTGGTGGAGCCCTACAACGCCACCCTCTCTGTGCACCAGCTGGTGGAGAACACGGATGAGACCTACTGCATCGACAACGAGGCCCTGTATGACATTTGCTTCCGCACCCTGAAGCTGACCACTCCCACGTACGGGGACCTGAACCACCTGGTGTCGGCCACCATGAGCGGCGTGACCACCTGCCTTCGCTTCCCCGGCCAGCTGAACGCCGACCTGCGCAAGCTGGCGGTCAACATGGTGCCTTTCCCTCGGCTGCACTTCTTCATGCCGGGTTTTGCCCCTCTCACCAGCCGCGGCAGCCAGCAGTACCGAGCCCTGACGGTGCCCGAGCTGACCCAGCAGATGTTCGACTCCAAGAACATGATGGCCGCCTGCGACCCCCGCCACGGTCGCTACCTGACGGTGGCCGCCATCTTCCGGGGCCGCATGTCCATGAAGGAGGTGGACGAGCAGATGCTCAACGTGCAGAACAAGAACAGCAGCTACTTTGTGGAGTGGATCCCCAACAATGTGAAGACGGCCGTCTGTGACATCCCGCCACGTGGCCTCAAGATGTCCGCCACCTTCATTGGCAACAGCACAGCTATTCAGGAGCTGTTCAAGCGGATCTCGGAGCAGTTCACGGCCATGTTCCGCCGCAAGGCCTTCTTGCACTGGTACACCGGGGAGGGCATGGATGAAATGGAGTTCACGGAGGCTGAGAGCAACATGAATGACCTGGTCTCCGAATACCAGCAATACCAGGATGCCACTGCTGATGAGCAGGGGGAAtttgaagaggaaggagaggaggatgagGCATAA
- the LOC141464136 gene encoding tubulin beta-1 chain isoform X2, translating into MREIVHIQAGQCGNQIGAKFWEVISDEHGIDPTGSYHGDSDLQLERINVYYNEAAGQSGAGNNWAKGHYTEGAELVDSVLDVVRKESESCDCLQGFQLTHSLGGGTGSGMGTLLISKIREEYPDRIMNTFSVMPSPKVSDTVVEPYNATLSVHQLVENTDETYCIDNEALYDICFRTLKLTTPTYGDLNHLVSATMSGVTTCLRFPGQLNADLRKLAVNMVPFPRLHFFMPGFAPLTSRGSQQYRALTVPELTQQMFDSKNMMAACDPRHGRYLTVAAIFRGRMSMKEVDEQMLNVQNKNSSYFVEWIPNNVKTAVCDIPPRGLKMSATFIGNSTAIQELFKRISEQFTAMFRRKAFLHWYTGEGMDEMEFTEAESNMNDLVSEYQQYQDATADEQGEFEEEGEEDEA; encoded by the exons ATGCGTGAGATCGTGCACATCCAGGCCGGGCAGTGCGGCAACCAGATCGGCGCCAAG TTCTGGGAGGTCATCAGTGATGAGCATGGCATTGATCCCACGGGCAGCTACCACGGGGACAGTGACTTGCAGCTGGAGAGGATCAACGTCTACTACAATGAAGCTGCTG GTCAGAGTGGGGCTGGCAACAACTGGGCCAAGGGGCACTACACGGAAGGTGCTGAGCTGGTGGACTCTGTCCTGGATGTGGTGAGGAAGGAGTCGGAGAGCTGTGACTGCCTCCAGGGCTTCCAGTTGACCCACTCGCTGGGTGGCGGCACAGGCTCTGGGATGGGCACCCTCCTCATCAGCAAGATCCGGGAGGAGTACCCCGACCGCATCATGAACACCTTCAGCGTGATGCCCTCCCCCAAGGTGTCGGACACGGTGGTGGAGCCCTACAACGCCACCCTCTCTGTGCACCAGCTGGTGGAGAACACGGATGAGACCTACTGCATCGACAACGAGGCCCTGTATGACATTTGCTTCCGCACCCTGAAGCTGACCACTCCCACGTACGGGGACCTGAACCACCTGGTGTCGGCCACCATGAGCGGCGTGACCACCTGCCTTCGCTTCCCCGGCCAGCTGAACGCCGACCTGCGCAAGCTGGCGGTCAACATGGTGCCTTTCCCTCGGCTGCACTTCTTCATGCCGGGTTTTGCCCCTCTCACCAGCCGCGGCAGCCAGCAGTACCGAGCCCTGACGGTGCCCGAGCTGACCCAGCAGATGTTCGACTCCAAGAACATGATGGCCGCCTGCGACCCCCGCCACGGTCGCTACCTGACGGTGGCCGCCATCTTCCGGGGCCGCATGTCCATGAAGGAGGTGGACGAGCAGATGCTCAACGTGCAGAACAAGAACAGCAGCTACTTTGTGGAGTGGATCCCCAACAATGTGAAGACGGCCGTCTGTGACATCCCGCCACGTGGCCTCAAGATGTCCGCCACCTTCATTGGCAACAGCACAGCTATTCAGGAGCTGTTCAAGCGGATCTCGGAGCAGTTCACGGCCATGTTCCGCCGCAAGGCCTTCTTGCACTGGTACACCGGGGAGGGCATGGATGAAATGGAGTTCACGGAGGCTGAGAGCAACATGAATGACCTGGTCTCCGAATACCAGCAATACCAGGATGCCACTGCTGATGAGCAGGGGGAAtttgaagaggaaggagaggaggatgagGCATAA
- the LOC141464188 gene encoding tubulin beta-2 chain isoform X1: MREIVHIQAGQCGNQIGAKFWEVISDEHGIDPTGSYHGDSDLQLERINVYYNEATGNKYVPRAILVDLEPGTMDSVRSGPFGQIFRPDNFVFGQSGAGNNWAKGHYTEGAELVDSVLDVVRKESESCDCLQGFQLTHSLGGGTGSGMGTLLISKIREEYPDRIMNTFSVMPSPKVSDTVVEPYNATLSVHQLVENTDETYCIDNEALYDICFRTLKLTTPTYGDLNHLVSATMSGVTTCLRFPGQLNADLRKLAVNMVPFPRLHFFMPGFAPLTSRGSQQYRALTVPELTQQMFDSKNMMAACDPRHGRYLTVAAIFRGRMSMKEVDEQMLNVQNKNSSYFVEWIPNNVKTAVCDIPPRGLKMSATFIGNSTAIQELFKRISEQFTAMFRRKAFLHWYTGEGMDEMEFTEAESNMNDLVSEYQQYQDATADEQGEFEEEGEEDEA; encoded by the exons ATGCGTGAGATCGTGCACATCCAGGCCGGGCAGTGCGGCAACCAGATCGGCGCCAAG TTCTGGGAGGTCATCAGTGATGAGCACGGCATCGACCCCACGGGCAGCTACCACGGGGACAGCGACCTGCAGCTGGAGAGGATCAACGTCTACTACAATGAAGCCACTG GTAACAAGTATGTCCCCCGTGCCATCCTGGTGGACCTGGAGCCCGGCACGATGGACTCTGTGCGCTCTGGCCCCTTTGGACAGATCTTCCGGCCCGACAACTTTGTCTTTG GTCAGAGTGGGGCTGGCAACAACTGGGCCAAGGGGCACTACACGGAAGGTGCTGAGCTGGTGGACTCTGTCCTGGATGTGGTGAGGAAGGAGTCGGAGAGCTGTGACTGCCTCCAGGGCTTCCAGTTGACCCACTCGCTGGGTGGCGGCACAGGCTCTGGGATGGGCACCCTCCTCATCAGCAAGATCCGGGAGGAGTACCCCGACCGCATCATGAACACCTTCAGCGTGATGCCCTCCCCCAAGGTGTCGGACACGGTGGTGGAGCCCTACAACGCCACCCTCTCTGTGCACCAGCTGGTGGAGAACACGGATGAGACCTACTGCATCGACAACGAGGCCCTGTATGACATTTGCTTCCGCACCCTGAAGCTGACCACTCCCACGTACGGGGACCTGAACCACCTGGTGTCGGCCACCATGAGCGGCGTGACCACCTGCCTTCGCTTCCCCGGCCAGCTGAACGCCGACCTGCGCAAGCTGGCGGTCAACATGGTGCCTTTCCCTCGGCTGCACTTCTTCATGCCGGGCTTTGCCCCTCTCACCAGCCGCGGCAGCCAGCAGTACCGAGCCCTGACGGTGCCCGAGCTGACCCAGCAGATGTTCGACTCCAAGAACATGATGGCCGCCTGCGACCCCCGCCACGGTCGCTACCTGACGGTGGCCGCCATCTTCCGGGGCCGCATGTCCATGAAGGAGGTGGACGAGCAGATGCTCAACGTGCAGAACAAGAACAGCAGCTACTTTGTGGAGTGGATCCCCAACAATGTGAAGACGGCCGTCTGTGACATCCCGCCACGTGGCCTCAAGATGTCCGCCACCTTCATTGGCAACAGCACAGCTATTCAGGAGCTGTTCAAGCGGATCTCGGAGCAGTTCACGGCCATGTTCCGCCGCAAGGCCTTCTTGCACTGGTACACCGGGGAGGGCATGGATGAAATGGAGTTCACGGAGGCTGAGAGCAACATGAATGACCTGGTCTCCGAATACCAGCAATACCAGGATGCCACTGCTGATGAGCAGGGGGAAtttgaagaggaaggagaggaggatgagGCATAA
- the LOC141464188 gene encoding tubulin beta-2 chain isoform X2, with protein sequence MREIVHIQAGQCGNQIGAKFWEVISDEHGIDPTGSYHGDSDLQLERINVYYNEATGQSGAGNNWAKGHYTEGAELVDSVLDVVRKESESCDCLQGFQLTHSLGGGTGSGMGTLLISKIREEYPDRIMNTFSVMPSPKVSDTVVEPYNATLSVHQLVENTDETYCIDNEALYDICFRTLKLTTPTYGDLNHLVSATMSGVTTCLRFPGQLNADLRKLAVNMVPFPRLHFFMPGFAPLTSRGSQQYRALTVPELTQQMFDSKNMMAACDPRHGRYLTVAAIFRGRMSMKEVDEQMLNVQNKNSSYFVEWIPNNVKTAVCDIPPRGLKMSATFIGNSTAIQELFKRISEQFTAMFRRKAFLHWYTGEGMDEMEFTEAESNMNDLVSEYQQYQDATADEQGEFEEEGEEDEA encoded by the exons ATGCGTGAGATCGTGCACATCCAGGCCGGGCAGTGCGGCAACCAGATCGGCGCCAAG TTCTGGGAGGTCATCAGTGATGAGCACGGCATCGACCCCACGGGCAGCTACCACGGGGACAGCGACCTGCAGCTGGAGAGGATCAACGTCTACTACAATGAAGCCACTG GTCAGAGTGGGGCTGGCAACAACTGGGCCAAGGGGCACTACACGGAAGGTGCTGAGCTGGTGGACTCTGTCCTGGATGTGGTGAGGAAGGAGTCGGAGAGCTGTGACTGCCTCCAGGGCTTCCAGTTGACCCACTCGCTGGGTGGCGGCACAGGCTCTGGGATGGGCACCCTCCTCATCAGCAAGATCCGGGAGGAGTACCCCGACCGCATCATGAACACCTTCAGCGTGATGCCCTCCCCCAAGGTGTCGGACACGGTGGTGGAGCCCTACAACGCCACCCTCTCTGTGCACCAGCTGGTGGAGAACACGGATGAGACCTACTGCATCGACAACGAGGCCCTGTATGACATTTGCTTCCGCACCCTGAAGCTGACCACTCCCACGTACGGGGACCTGAACCACCTGGTGTCGGCCACCATGAGCGGCGTGACCACCTGCCTTCGCTTCCCCGGCCAGCTGAACGCCGACCTGCGCAAGCTGGCGGTCAACATGGTGCCTTTCCCTCGGCTGCACTTCTTCATGCCGGGCTTTGCCCCTCTCACCAGCCGCGGCAGCCAGCAGTACCGAGCCCTGACGGTGCCCGAGCTGACCCAGCAGATGTTCGACTCCAAGAACATGATGGCCGCCTGCGACCCCCGCCACGGTCGCTACCTGACGGTGGCCGCCATCTTCCGGGGCCGCATGTCCATGAAGGAGGTGGACGAGCAGATGCTCAACGTGCAGAACAAGAACAGCAGCTACTTTGTGGAGTGGATCCCCAACAATGTGAAGACGGCCGTCTGTGACATCCCGCCACGTGGCCTCAAGATGTCCGCCACCTTCATTGGCAACAGCACAGCTATTCAGGAGCTGTTCAAGCGGATCTCGGAGCAGTTCACGGCCATGTTCCGCCGCAAGGCCTTCTTGCACTGGTACACCGGGGAGGGCATGGATGAAATGGAGTTCACGGAGGCTGAGAGCAACATGAATGACCTGGTCTCCGAATACCAGCAATACCAGGATGCCACTGCTGATGAGCAGGGGGAAtttgaagaggaaggagaggaggatgagGCATAA
- the LOC141464188 gene encoding tubulin beta-2 chain isoform X3: MREIVHIQAGQCNKYVPRAILVDLEPGTMDSVRSGPFGQIFRPDNFVFGQSGAGNNWAKGHYTEGAELVDSVLDVVRKESESCDCLQGFQLTHSLGGGTGSGMGTLLISKIREEYPDRIMNTFSVMPSPKVSDTVVEPYNATLSVHQLVENTDETYCIDNEALYDICFRTLKLTTPTYGDLNHLVSATMSGVTTCLRFPGQLNADLRKLAVNMVPFPRLHFFMPGFAPLTSRGSQQYRALTVPELTQQMFDSKNMMAACDPRHGRYLTVAAIFRGRMSMKEVDEQMLNVQNKNSSYFVEWIPNNVKTAVCDIPPRGLKMSATFIGNSTAIQELFKRISEQFTAMFRRKAFLHWYTGEGMDEMEFTEAESNMNDLVSEYQQYQDATADEQGEFEEEGEEDEA, from the exons ATGCGTGAGATCGTGCACATCCAGGCCGGGCAGT GTAACAAGTATGTCCCCCGTGCCATCCTGGTGGACCTGGAGCCCGGCACGATGGACTCTGTGCGCTCTGGCCCCTTTGGACAGATCTTCCGGCCCGACAACTTTGTCTTTG GTCAGAGTGGGGCTGGCAACAACTGGGCCAAGGGGCACTACACGGAAGGTGCTGAGCTGGTGGACTCTGTCCTGGATGTGGTGAGGAAGGAGTCGGAGAGCTGTGACTGCCTCCAGGGCTTCCAGTTGACCCACTCGCTGGGTGGCGGCACAGGCTCTGGGATGGGCACCCTCCTCATCAGCAAGATCCGGGAGGAGTACCCCGACCGCATCATGAACACCTTCAGCGTGATGCCCTCCCCCAAGGTGTCGGACACGGTGGTGGAGCCCTACAACGCCACCCTCTCTGTGCACCAGCTGGTGGAGAACACGGATGAGACCTACTGCATCGACAACGAGGCCCTGTATGACATTTGCTTCCGCACCCTGAAGCTGACCACTCCCACGTACGGGGACCTGAACCACCTGGTGTCGGCCACCATGAGCGGCGTGACCACCTGCCTTCGCTTCCCCGGCCAGCTGAACGCCGACCTGCGCAAGCTGGCGGTCAACATGGTGCCTTTCCCTCGGCTGCACTTCTTCATGCCGGGCTTTGCCCCTCTCACCAGCCGCGGCAGCCAGCAGTACCGAGCCCTGACGGTGCCCGAGCTGACCCAGCAGATGTTCGACTCCAAGAACATGATGGCCGCCTGCGACCCCCGCCACGGTCGCTACCTGACGGTGGCCGCCATCTTCCGGGGCCGCATGTCCATGAAGGAGGTGGACGAGCAGATGCTCAACGTGCAGAACAAGAACAGCAGCTACTTTGTGGAGTGGATCCCCAACAATGTGAAGACGGCCGTCTGTGACATCCCGCCACGTGGCCTCAAGATGTCCGCCACCTTCATTGGCAACAGCACAGCTATTCAGGAGCTGTTCAAGCGGATCTCGGAGCAGTTCACGGCCATGTTCCGCCGCAAGGCCTTCTTGCACTGGTACACCGGGGAGGGCATGGATGAAATGGAGTTCACGGAGGCTGAGAGCAACATGAATGACCTGGTCTCCGAATACCAGCAATACCAGGATGCCACTGCTGATGAGCAGGGGGAAtttgaagaggaaggagaggaggatgagGCATAA